One genomic region from Mytilus edulis unplaced genomic scaffold, xbMytEdul2.2 SCAFFOLD_1966, whole genome shotgun sequence encodes:
- the LOC139504988 gene encoding histone H3 gives MARTKQTARKSTGGKAPRKQLATKAARKSAPATGGVKKPHRYRPGTVALREIRRYQKSTELLIRKLPFQRLVREIAQDFKTDLRFQSSAVMALQEASEAYLVGLFEDTNLCAIHAKRVTIMPKDIQLARRIRGERA, from the coding sequence ATGGCACGAACAAAGCAAACTGCACGTAAATCCACCGGAggtaaagctccaagaaaacaacttgccaccaaggccgcccgtaagagcgcacctgcaaccggtggagtcaagaaaccacatagatacaggccaggaacagtcgctctccgagaaatcaggagataccagaagagcacagagctcctcatcaggaaactccccttccagagattagtccgtgaaatcgcccaggacttcaaaactgatctccgattccagagttcagccgtcatggccctacaggaagccagcgaagcctacttggtcggtctcttcgaggataccaacttgtgcgcaatccacgccaagagagtaaccatcatgccaaaggatatccaattggcacgaagaatccgtggagaacgtgcttaa
- the LOC139504990 gene encoding histone H2B, protein MPPKVGTKGAKKAVTKAKTARPGGDKKRRRKRRESYAIYIYKVLRQVHPDTGVSSKAMSIMNSFVNDIFERIAAEASRLAHYNKRSTITSREIQTAVRLLLPGELAKHAVSEGTKAVTKYTSSK, encoded by the coding sequence atgccacccaaagtaggaactaaaggagccaagaaggccgtcaccaaggcaaagactgccagacccggcggtgacaagaaaaggaggaggaagagacgtgaatcctatgctatctacatctacaaagtcttgagacaagtTCACCCCGACACCGGAGTGTCCTCAAAGGCAATGTCCATCATGAACAGCTTCGTCAACGATATCTTCGAGAGAATCGCAGCAGAGGCCTCCCGATTGGCACACTACAACaaaagatctaccatcacatcccgggagatccagaccgctgtccgtcttctcttacccggagaattggccaagcacgctgtcagtgaaggtaccaaagccgtcactaaatacaccagcagcaagtaa